The proteins below come from a single Drosophila miranda strain MSH22 chromosome Y unlocalized genomic scaffold, D.miranda_PacBio2.1 Contig_Y1_pilon, whole genome shotgun sequence genomic window:
- the LOC117191728 gene encoding kinesin-like protein Klp61F, whose amino-acid sequence MEVEFTMRISYLELYNEELCDLLSTDDSPKKRIFDDSTKKGSVIIQGLEEITVQSKDDFYKLLEKGKERRKTATTLMNAQERHRWRGYAEDRKTQSGGSGGQRELLQGGQREGDTRARDGQNQPEPPDAGPCDYRSGGSGPHVPYRESKLTRLLQESLGGRTKTSINATISPGHKDIDETLSTLVYAHRAKNIQNKPEVNQKLTKKTVLKEYTEEIDKLKRDLLAARDKNGIYLSEETYGEMTMKIDSQNRELNEKMLLLKALKDELLSKEKTFNEVSLSLVEKTQELKKTEQHLTDTKGSLLLTKKVLTKTKRRYKEKKQLVASHMKTEETLTTQAHKILTVADLATNETEQLHGTIERRRDTDEKICSACDQFKDRMQDNLEVIGGSLSLYLEQQAASKQHLSQELVPVCPYANTVQL is encoded by the exons ATGGAAGTTGAGTTTACGATGCGCATCTCCTACCTGGAGCTGTACAACGAGGAGCTGTGCGACCTCCTCTCCACCGATGACTCACCAAAAAAACGCATCTTCGACGACAGCACAAAGAAGGGTTCGGTGATCATCCAGGGCCTCGAGGAGATCACTGTCCAGAGCAAGGACGATTTCTACAAGCTCCTGGAGAAGGGCAAGGAGCGACGCAAGACCGCGACCACCCTGATGAACGCGCA AGAACGGCATCGATGGCGAGGATATGCTGAAGATCGGAAAACTCAATCTGGTGGATCTGGCGGGCAGCGAGAACTTCTCCAAGGCGGGCAACGAGAAGGGGATACGCGTGCGCGAGACGGTCAAAATCAACCAGAGCCTCCTGACGCTGGGCCGTGTGATTACCGCTCTGGTGGATCGGGCCCCCATGTCCCGTACCGCGAATCGAAGCTGACGCGTCTGCTGCAGGAGTCGCTGGGCGGCCGGACAAAGACCTCGATCAATGCCACCATCTCGCCAGGGCACAAGGACATTGACGAGACACTCAGCACGCTGGTGTACGCGCATCGGGCGAAGAATATCCAGAATAAGCCAGAAGTCAATCAGAAGCTAACCAAGAAAACGGTCCTCAAGGAGTACACCGAGGAGATTGACAAACTGAAGCGAGATCTCCTCGCAGCGCGAGACAAGAATGGCATCTATCTTTCGGAGGAGACCTACGGGGAGATGACCATGAAAATTGACTCGCAGAATCGAGAGCTCAACGAGAAGATGTTGCTGCTGAAGGCCCTCAAAGATGAGCTGCTGTCGAAGGAGAAGACCTTCAACGAGGTGAGCCTGAGTCTCGTGGAGAAGACCCAGGAGCTGAAGAAAACGGAGCAGCACCTAACCGACACCAAGGGGAGTCTACTGCTGACAAAGAAGGTCCTCACGAAGACCAAGCGCCGCTACAAGGAGAAGAAACAGCTGGTGGCCTCGCACATGAAAACGGAGGAGACGCTCACGACGCAGGCGCACAAAATCCTGACCGTGGCAGATCTGGCCACCAATGAAACGGAACAGCTTCATGGCACCATCGAACGGCGAAGGGACACCGATGAAAAGATATGCAGTGCCTGCGATCAGTTCAAGGATCGCATGCAGGACAATCTGGAGGTGATTGGCGGCAGCCTGAGTCTCTATTTGGAGCAGCAGGCGGCCTCCAAGCAGCATCTGAGCCAGGAATTGG tACCCGTCTGTCCGTACGCGAACACCGTGCAATTGTAG
- the LOC117191729 gene encoding kinesin-like protein Klp61F produces the protein MEVEFTMRISYLELYNEELCDLLSTDDSPKKRIFDDSTKKGSVIIQGLEEITVQSKDDFYKLLEKGKLKARGMMPTSESYKRAKSQRQKTEDFNSAVSFPTIVCVLPVPVCPYANTVQL, from the exons ATGGAAGTTGAGTTTACGATGCGCATCTCCTACCTGGAGCTGTACAACGAGGAGCTGTGCGACCTCCTCTCCACCGATGACTCACCAAAAAAACGCATCTTCGACGACAGCACAAAGAAGGGTTCGGTGATCATCCAGGGCCTCGAGGAGATCACTGTCCAGAGCAAGGACGATTTCTACAAGCTCCTGGAGAAGGGCAAGCTCAAGGCACGCGGTATGATGCCCACATCAGAGTCCTACAAAAGGGCCAAAAGCCAAAGACAAAAGACAG AGGACTTCAACTCCGCGGTCTCATTCCCCACCATCGTGTGCGTCTTGCCAGTACCCGTCTGTCCGTATGCGAACACCGTGCAATTGTAG